The Prochlorococcus marinus str. MIT 1214 sequence AACAAATCGATTCGTAAAGCACAAAATTCTGGCTCTATCGTGATTGTCCTCTAAGGAAGACAACTTTAATGCTGTTTTGGCTCTTTCAAGCCAATTTGTTCTATCTAATATTCCAACATTACCTTTCTTAGAATTAATAACTGGAACTATTGGTGGCTGCTTACAAGGGATTTGCCCGTCTCTAATTATTTTTGCCAATTTCAAAACAGGCCCCTGATGACGAACAACTTCCCTAAGTTCAGTATTAACTGACCTTTTCATTAAAAAAACCGAGCTAGAACTTTCTCCTACTGGTGGGAGTTGAGCAGGATCACCAACAAAAACCAAACGAGTCGAGTTAAATCTTGCGCATTCAAGAGTTATCTCCAATAGTTTGGAATCAATCATTGATGCTTCATCAATTAGAACAAGTCCTAAATTCTCCAAAGAGTTCTCTGTTTGATCTGTTTTTTCACATATTTCTACATCCGCCTGTCTTTTCAACTTAAGTCGAAGCAAACGGTGAATGGTAGAGGGGAACCATGTGGGCTGAATAGATTCATTCTTTAACCCCTCCCTTAACACACCTACAGCTTTATGAGTTGGTGCAACTACGGTCCAACACAAACCTAATTCATCAACCTTTTTTAATAATTTCATCGATAAATATGTTTTGCCGCTCCCTGCAAAGCCTTTCATTACGAAGGGCTTAAAAGAATATGGGGCCTTTAGCCATTCAGTGAATAATTGAAGAGATTTTTCTTGATCCTTAGTTAAAAAAACACAATCCTCTTTTGCTATTACTTCTTTCACAAAGAAACTAATCCAATCATTTGCAAAATATGCAAAGGAGAACCAATGTAGAAAATACCTGGCAAAGCCACAATTGGACCAAGAAGACTTCCTACTAATACTTCGATTTTGGTATGCCCCAAAGATTCTTTTAAAGTGGTTTCTGAAGACACTTCCTTGGAATTATCTTTTGAAATTTGATTAACTTTTGCTGCTATTAAGCCTGCCGACCTTCTTATTCCAGAAGCATCGTACATCACAATAAAAGCAATTGCTGAAGCCAAGGCAAATACTGGATCATTAAAACCAAGCTGAAGGCCTACTCCTGCAGCGGTTCCTGTTACCAAAGCCGAATGACTTGAAGGCATACCTCCTGTTTCTAAAAGTACTGACGGTCTCCACTTTTGCTTAAAAATCAATTCAAATAATAATTTAGAAAACTGAGCAAGTCCACACGCTATTAGGCCCCATGCCAATACAGCATTATCAAGAATATAAATAAATTGAAATTCGAAACCTGGATTAAGATTCATCTATCTCTACTTGTAATGTAATCAGCCAATGCAAGAAGAGGTTTTGATTTTTCTGGCCAAGGATCAAGAGCATTTTTTGCTGTAGCGACTAAAAGATCTGCTCTCCTTCTTGATTCATCAAGACCAAGTAATTTGGGATAAGTAGTCTTATCAGCAATTAAATCCTTTCCTGCTGTTTTACCCAATACTTCACTACTTGCTGTTAAATCAAGAATGTCATCAATTATTTGAAATGCTAAGCCAATACCTCTCGCATAGACACTTAGTGCCTCCAGAAGTTTCTCATCAGCTCCTCCAATCAATGCTCCGCAAGTGACACAGGCCCTTAGCAGAGCGCCTGTTTTATGAAGGTGAATGTACTCCAAGGTTTCTAAATCAACTTCTTTCCCTTCACAGTCGAGATCAACTACTTGTCCTCCCACTAGTCCGGGAGCTCCTGCTACTAAAGAAAGCTCACCAACAATTTTCAATAGTCTCTCTGACGGTATCCCCTCTGTTCGAATTGAAACCATCTCAAAAGCTCTAGTCAATAGAGCATCTCCAGCAAGTATGGCTACCGCATCTCCGTAGACTTTGTGATTTGTTGGACGCCCTCTACGAAGATCGTCATTATCCATTGAAGGTAGATCGTCATGGATAAGAGACATTGTATGAATCATTTCCAGAGCAACTGCTGTAGGCAATGCTTTTTCAACTTCGCCTCCAGCAAGTTCGCAGGCAGCAAGACATAGTATTGGTCTTAATCTCTTCCCTCCCGCCAAAAGGGAATAACGCATTGACTCTCTTAATTTTTCTGGCTTTTCAGGGCCTAGAGACGCATCAAGCGCAACTTCAACGCGAGTTCTAGCTTTATCTAGATACTCAGCGAAGTCAAAAGAAGCGGTTGCTTCCTGCATGCAAAAAATCTATTCCTAATAATTCTCTCAGGACATTGTGATTCATGGAAGTAAATTACTAATAGTTAAAGGTAATCCACAATGTTTCTGCCACCTGTCAACCGTATTTGCTAGAAGCATTGTTACTGTCATAGGCCCTACTCCGCCAGGGACAGGCGAATAAGAAGCTACTTTATCTTCAATTTCAAATATCTTTACATCTCCACAAAGTTTAGTCTTTTTGAGCTCTTTTATATTTTCCTGATCAGGCTGAAGTCTATGTATGCCCACATCAATAACCACGCAATTCTCACTTACATGATTTTTACCAATCAAATAAGGCTTGCCAGCTGCTACCACCAGTAAATCAGCCTG is a genomic window containing:
- a CDS encoding ATP-dependent DNA helicase, whose translation is MKEVIAKEDCVFLTKDQEKSLQLFTEWLKAPYSFKPFVMKGFAGSGKTYLSMKLLKKVDELGLCWTVVAPTHKAVGVLREGLKNESIQPTWFPSTIHRLLRLKLKRQADVEICEKTDQTENSLENLGLVLIDEASMIDSKLLEITLECARFNSTRLVFVGDPAQLPPVGESSSSVFLMKRSVNTELREVVRHQGPVLKLAKIIRDGQIPCKQPPIVPVINSKKGNVGILDRTNWLERAKTALKLSSLEDNHDRARILCFTNRFVDNLVPHARRAIHGEMADQYQVLPGEVLISRKAVMVNASLNEDELGEEPDILISSNREMVVEDVIPNSFDLASLGTHHDLENPLPVIETQIAKVSCDQKEFSLRLMPHIGSKSRSELDLSLNGLSNLARERGKKNSASIWKLFFFIRDSFASLGPASVLTIHRSQGSTFGEVFITSDVFWPKDLEFRRRLVYVAVSRASNGVWIVGDNRSKTNQALLEKLLID
- a CDS encoding divergent PAP2 family protein; amino-acid sequence: MNLNPGFEFQFIYILDNAVLAWGLIACGLAQFSKLLFELIFKQKWRPSVLLETGGMPSSHSALVTGTAAGVGLQLGFNDPVFALASAIAFIVMYDASGIRRSAGLIAAKVNQISKDNSKEVSSETTLKESLGHTKIEVLVGSLLGPIVALPGIFYIGSPLHILQMIGLVSL
- the crtE gene encoding geranylgeranyl diphosphate synthase CrtE; the protein is MQEATASFDFAEYLDKARTRVEVALDASLGPEKPEKLRESMRYSLLAGGKRLRPILCLAACELAGGEVEKALPTAVALEMIHTMSLIHDDLPSMDNDDLRRGRPTNHKVYGDAVAILAGDALLTRAFEMVSIRTEGIPSERLLKIVGELSLVAGAPGLVGGQVVDLDCEGKEVDLETLEYIHLHKTGALLRACVTCGALIGGADEKLLEALSVYARGIGLAFQIIDDILDLTASSEVLGKTAGKDLIADKTTYPKLLGLDESRRRADLLVATAKNALDPWPEKSKPLLALADYITSRDR